A portion of the Calliphora vicina chromosome 5, idCalVici1.1, whole genome shotgun sequence genome contains these proteins:
- the Gr58c gene encoding putative gustatory receptor 58c, translated as MSQTLTLTQSRGLKYFFFAAIFVSRLVGVINYSYDLKRKKFVLPSKSQHFYCAALHIIYVLILPWALMSSYVREAAFEQKPFYILLNVAITVLRLPALFLTLLGTWLARKNMLNVIYRFEALRLHYFQLLSEAKRRDILQHNDILIYLKLFSSASLIFTFFMRIFIFIEKPSKEFVFYTVYFGILETLSIFKMNFFYCCMCYANCVIRYVRDELFEERHKIQVLRVQELLRIYREVRSLVKEIRNIFQWEILSITLAAMVALIALLFSFIIRWQNFENDEDGEILCTLVLLFGLNAAFVNILDILLIAFVCCNTIKCTRRIRDVLLMINIEMELPHQEELQKELNLLALQFSTNLPYVNVCGLFNLTSAMTFRILKGTLTYLILLVQFDYKNW; from the exons ATGTCGCAAACGTTGACGTTAACACAAAGTCGTGGCCttaagtactttttctttgcCGCCATATTTGTCTCACGGCTCGTGGGTGTCATCAATTATTCGTACGATTTGAAGCGCAAAAAATTTGTGCTGCCCTCAAAATCTCAACATTTTTATTGCGCCGCCTTACACATCATCTATGTCTTGATATTGCCCTGGGCATTAATGTCATCGTATGTTAGAGAGGCCGCCTTTGAGCAGAAACCATTTTATATATTGCTGAATGTGGCCATAACAGTTTTGCGTTTGCCAGCCTTATTTTTAACCCTATTGGGCACTTGGCTGGCTAGGAAGAACATGTTAAATGTTATTTACCGTTTTGAGGCTTTGCGTTTACATTACTTTCAGCTGTTAAGTGAAGCGAAACGTCGCGATATATTGCAGCACAATGACATTTTAATCTATTTGAAGCTATTTTCTTCGGCCAGtttaattttcacattttttatgcgcatttttatatttattgagaAACCCTCCAAGGAGTTTGTGTTTTACACTGTgtactttggaattttggagACTTtgagtatttttaaaatgaatttcttTTATTGCTGCATGTGTTATGCCAACTGTGTGATACGCTATGTGCGCGATGAGCTGTTTGAAGAGCGTCATAAAATACAGGTGCTGAGAGTGCAGGAACTATTGCGAATTTATAGGGAAGTCAGAAGTTTGGTTAAGGAGATACGTAATATATTTCAATGGGAAATATTAAGCATTACTTTGGCTGCTATGGTGGCCTTGATTGCCTTATTATTTAGCTTCATCATCAGGTGGCAGAATTTTGAGAATGACGAGGATGGTGAGATTTTGTGTACTCTGGTCTTATTGTTTGGTTTGAATGCTGCCTTTGTGAACATTTTGGATATTCTGCTAATTGCGTTTGTATGCTGCAACACAATTAAGTGCACTAGACGTATAAGAGATGTCCTGCTAATGATAAATATAGAAATGGAATTGCCACATCAGGAAGAGTTGCAAAAAGAG CTAAACTTATTGGCCCTACAATTTTCCACCAATCTGCCGTATGTCAATGTTTGTGGCCTCTTCAATTTGACATCGGCTATGACGTTTAGGATTTTGAAGggaacattaacatatttaatacttttagtgcaatttgattataaaaattggtga
- the LOC135959964 gene encoding uncharacterized protein LOC135959964: MQRSPSRKSSRLQTATNQNVNSSTPAGTNSSANVSQMPSVQNVSSVALGTTVTSASISAPREPTPAVSTQNIFSSTNEEPFSLPPLVPGPNVRTQPPQTISSDNENLQRQIDILQAQLANAQRALRANQNLNTPNVIGHNAPVIQSISSGPENMVDRRNPTPYSYVSQSDQLMTSQPLIVSPATVPMPVQHKLYDLPEFCGTPEDWPMFLSALEHSTAAYSYNNFENCLRLQKALKGEAKECVKSLLMHPNNVPTVIEQLKLQYGRPELLIRCQLQQMKEVQPIAENAIDKLVPYSIKVRNLAAFLESANGYQHLSNPTLMEELVQKLPMSKRLDWAQFASTLPQLPTILDYSTWLQRVANLVRSVQISSSSGNRSNSDPKRKVVLYASDGPERQLKCFYCVGPHKIFDCKKFLELSVPNRWSEVKRLKLCFSCLSGGHSSKDCRRRKQCPMEKCQRNHNKLLHETKPNEPSERSVNVPPTERASTVEPVLSCVSSASERSDLLFRVLPVVLYGPNCAIETYALLDEGSSVTMMDSSLVRQLGLHGRQSQLNLSWYGGKSAQEPVMVVDLHVSGVNKKRKYALKNVYGVSNLKLPSQSFNADLVKNHGVPLNSYECVAPKVLIGLDHCHLGLPDEIVPLEDAGPYAANTPLGWVVFGNVKGGRPGTQTCLLTQLDNLNNLVANYFETENVGVKALPVIESRDELCAREILRNSTKRVAGRFESRLLWCNDDVVLPDSYSMALNRFFGMERKIKNNPEFGAAYKQLMSEYLQKRYVRKLLLSGVDTFHPRTWYLPHFGVVNPNKPGKIRMVFDAAAKVEGVSLNSKLLKGPQQYKPLPSVLFNFRIGSVAVCGDIKEMFHQVVVAEEDRCSQRFLWRDDASGPPEVYEMLVMTFGAACSPCIAHYVKEIHKIAGFEMLRRHSVLWDEMLPIVASLQAMWNKWRQELRNVVHVKVPRFYFGNGLPLELELHIFVDASEDVWRWLPTVLNVADDTTRAENKVDFSIETRWFQGPQFLYENEADWPNKNSEKSDDLCEEELHPKFVMLVSTNLVIDFNRFSSFLRLKRTMAWVLRFINRCRKYDKCNGSRCLCAEELRVAETSLCRLSQEECFAFEINVLKSDGSLKKDNELFSLSPYFDENNLLRVSGRINGASWLPLDDRHPIILSSCHRFTQLFVAHVHNKMRHQNFEATIGEIRKRFWIPRLRNLLRKTTSNCNICKIRRVVPVAPFMGSLPSDRLTPYVRPFTYTGVDYFGPLNVTVGRRHEKRWVALFTCLTIRAVHLEVAYDLSTDSCILAIRNFINRRGTPLKIRSDNGKNFVGVNQETQRFDEVFDLVKIEDELSTRGIEWQFNCPHNPAEGGIWERMVQCVKKVLRVTLKEVAPKEHTLQSFLIEAENIVNSRPLTHLPVSPEDEEPLTPNHFLLGSANTAQTPEGIEITKPVVLKKQWRIARQLRDHFWKRWIVEYLPTLTRRSKWCEHTKPVAPGDLVLICDPAVSRRDWKRGRVVNVFPGSDGVIRRADVQTSSGILKRPVSKLAVLDLE, from the coding sequence ATGCAACGGTCGCCATCTAGAAAAAGCTCTCGTTTGCAGACAGCAACGAACCAAAATGTGAATAGTTCCACGCCTGCCGGAACAAATAGTTCAGCAAATGTTTCTCAAATGCCGTCGGTACAAAATGTCAGTTCTGTTGCCCTCGGAACAACGGTAACTAGTGCCTCTATAAGTGCCCCTAGAGAACCGACACCTGCTGTATCAACGCAAAACATTTTCAGTTCAACAAATGAAGAGCCCTTTAGTCTGCCGCCGTTAGTGCCCGGTCCTAACGTGAGAACCCAGCCACCACAAACCATATCGTCTGATAATGAGAACCTGCAACGACAAATTGATATCCTGCAAGCTCAATTGGCAAACGCTCAACGTGCTTTAAgagcaaatcaaaatttaaatacgcCGAATGTTATTGGACATAATGCGCCAGTCATCCAAAGTATTAGCAGTGGCCCTGAGAACATGGTTGATCGCCGGAATCCAACGCCATATTCCTATGTTAGTCAGTCAGACCAGTTGATGACATCTCAGCCTCTTATTGTTTCCCCTGCTACAGTGCCCATGCCAGTACAACACAAACTTTATGATCTGCCCGAATTTTGTGGTACTCCCGAGGACTGGCCAATGTTTTTGTCTGCCCTTGAACATTCGACAGCGGCATATTCgtacaataattttgaaaattgtttgagaTTGCAGAAGGCTTTGAAAGGTGAAGCCAAAGAGTGCGTGAAGTCGTTGCTCATGCACCCAAATAATGTGCCAACAGTTATAGAGCAATTAAAGCTACAATATGGTCGCCCAGAGTTGCTTATTCGATGTCAATTGCAACAGATGAAGGAAGTTCAGCCCATAGCAGAAAACGCGATCGATAAATTGGTGCCGTATTCCATTAAGGTCAGAAATTTAGCAGCATTTTTGGAATCTGCCAATGGTTATCAACATTTGTCGAATCCAACACTCATGGAGGAGTTAGTACAGAAGCTTCCAATGAGCAAACGTTTGGATTGGGCCCAGTTTGCTTCAACTTTACCTCAGTTGCCGACTATTTTGGATTATAGTACCTGGCTCCAGCGTGTTGCAAATTTGGTAAGAAGTGTGCAAATAAGCAGTTCAAGTGGCAATAGATCTAACAGTGATCCAAAACGAAAAGTGGTTTTATATGCTTCTGATGGCCCAGAACGtcagttaaaatgtttttattgtgttggcccacataaaatttttgattgtaagaaatttttagaattgaGTGTGCCTAATAGATGGAGTGAAGTGAAGAGATTGAAGTTATGTTTTTCGTGTCTCAGTGGTGGCCATTCAAGTAAAGATTGTCGTCGGCGTAAGCAGTGTCCAATGGAAAAGTGCCAAAGAAATCACAATAAATTACTGCATGAAACTAAACCTAATGAACCAAGTGAACGATCCGTAAATGTGCCGCCAACAGAGAGAGCTTCAACAGTCGAACCAGTGCTTAGTTGTGTTTCCAGTGCTAGTGAAAGAAGTGATTTGTTGTTCAGAGTGCTCCCAGTGGTTCTTTATGGACCAAATTGTGCTATTGAAACTTATGCACTCCTAGATGAAGGTTCTTCGGTCACGATGATGGATAGCTCTTTAGTGAGACAGCTTGGACTGCATGGTCGACAAAGTCAATTGAATTTGAGTTGGTATGGTGGTAAATCGGCACAAGAACCAGTTATGGTGGTGGATCTTCATGTGAGCGGTGTTAATAAGAAGAGGAAATATgctttgaaaaatgtgtatggTGTCTCGAATTTGAAGTTGCCTAGTCAGAGTTTTAATGCGGATTTAGTAAAGAATCATGGTGTGCCTTTAAACTCATATGAATGTGTGGCTCCAAAGGTACTAATTGGTCTAGACCATTGCCATTTAGGATTGCCCGATGAAATAGTTCCTTTGGAAGATGCTGGTCCATATGCTGCCAATACTCCTCTTGGATGGGTTGTTTTTGGAAACGTGAAAGGAGGTCGCCCTGGAACACAAACATGTTTGCTGACACAGTtggataatttaaataatttggtggcaaattattttgaaactgaAAATGTTGGTGTTAAGGCTCTACCAGTGATTGAGTCAAGAGATGAATTATGTGCACGAGAGATATTGAGAAATTCGACGAAGAGGGTTGCCGGAAGATTTGAATCCAGACTACTATGGTGTAATGATGACGTAGTCCTGCCGGATAGCTATTCCATGGCCCttaatagattttttggaatggaaagaaaaataaaaaataatcctgAATTTGGTGCGGCCTATAAACAATTAATGAGTGAATATTTGCAGAAGCGGTATGTACGTAAATTATTATTGAGTGGAGTTGATACATTTCATCCGAGAACATGGTACTTGCCCCACTTTGGTGTCGTAAACCCTAATAAGCCAGGGAAGATTCGTATGGTGTTCGATGCAGCAGCAAAGGTGGAAGGTGTCTCGTTGAATTCAAAGTTATTGAAAGGCCCTCAGCAGTACAAACCGTTGCcatcagttttatttaattttagaatcGGTTCCGTAGCTGTTTGTGGGGACATAAAGGAAATGTTTCAtcaagttgttgttgctgaggAAGACAGGTGTTCGCAGAGGTTCTTGTGGCGAGATGATGCTAGTGGTCCACCGGAAGTGTATGAGATGCTTGTGATGACGTTTGGAGCTGCCTGTTCGCCCTGTATTGCCCATTATGTGAAGGAAATACATAAAATTGCTGGTTTTGAAATGCTCAGGAGACATAGTGTACTTTGGGACGAGATGTTGCCCATTGTTGCGTCATTACAAGCGATGTGGAATAAATGGCGCCAAGAGCTAAGAAATGTTGTCCATGTAAAGGTTCCacgattttattttggaaatggtTTGCCCTTGGAGTTAgagctgcatatttttgttgatgcCAGTGAAGATGTTTGGAGATGGTTGCCTACAGTTCTCAATGTTGCCGATGATACTACAAGAGCTGAAAATAAAGTTGATTTTTCCATTGAAACACGTTGGTTCCAAGGGCcacaatttttgtatgaaaacgaaGCTGACTGGCCGAATAAGAATTCTGAGAAATCTGATGATTTGTGTGAAGAAGAACTACACCCCAAATTTGTCATGCTGGTTAGTACAAATTTAGTTATTGATTTTAATcgtttttcttcatttctcAGGCTTAAACGAACAATGGCTTGGGTTCTGAGATTTATCAATCGCTGCCGAAAATATGATAAATGTAATGGTTCGAGATGCCTGTGTGCTGAAGAGTTAAGGGTTGCTGAAACTAGTCTGTGTCGTCTGTCCCAAGAAGAATGTTTCGCCTTTGAAATTAACGTTTTAAAATCTGATGGTTCTTTAAAAAAGGACAACGAGTTATTTTCCCTTTCGCcttattttgatgaaaataatttacttcGAGTGAGCGGTCGTATTAATGGTGCAAGTTGGTTGCCTTTAGATGACAGGCACCCCATTATTTTGTCGTCCTGTCACCGCTTTACACAACTATTTGTTGCCCATGTGCATAATAAAATGAGACATCAAAATTTTGAGGCTACCATAGGCGAAATAAGGAAAAGGTTCTGGATTCCACGACTTCGAAATCTGTTGAGAAAGACTACATCAAATTGCAACATTTGTAAGATTCGTCGTGTCGTTCCAGTAGCTCCTTTTATGGGATCGTTGCCAAGTGATAGACTAACTCCATATGTCCGGCCATTTACTTATACTGGTGTTGACTATTTTGGCCCATTAAATGTGACTGTTGGTAGACGCCATGAAAAACGTTGGGTTGCCCTGTTTACGTGCCTTACAATCAGAGCTGTACATTTAGAAGTGGCCTATGATCTATCTACTGATTCGTGTATTTTGGCTATACGGAATTTTATAAATCGTCGTGGCACCCCGTTGAAGATTCGGAGTGATAACGGAAAGAATTTTGTTGGAGTTAACCAAGAAACCCAGCGATTTGATGAAGTATTTGATCTGGTTAAAATTGAAGATGAGTTGTCCACAAGGGGCATTGAATGGCAGTTTAATTGTCCACATAATCCTGCAGAAGGTGGAATATGGGAGCGAATGGTTCAATGTGTTAAAAAGGTTTTAAGAGTAACCCTAAAAGAAGTCGCCCCAAAAGAGCACACCttgcaaagttttttaattgaagCCGAAAACATCGTGAACTCTCGCCCATTGACTCACTTGCCTGTCAGTCCGGAAGACGAAGAACCATTGACGCCTAATCATTTCTTGTTGGGTTCTGCAAATACGGCTCAAACGCCAGAAGGTATTGAAATTACAAAGCCAGTGGTACTGAAGAAGCAGTGGCGAATTGCTCGACAGCTACGAGATCATTTTTGGAAAAGATGGATTGTGGAATATTTGCCCACACTTACAAGACGGTCCAAATGGTGCGAACATACGAAGCCTGTGGCCCCGGGAGATCTTGTACTAATTTGTGATCCAGCTGTTTCCCGCCGAGATTGGAAGAGAGGTCGTGTCGTAAATGTGTTTCCTGGCAGTGATGGTGTAATCCGAAGAGCTGATGTCCAAACAAGTAGTGGAATACTTAAACGCCCAGTTTCCAAACTAGCAGTCCTTGATTTGGAGTAG